In a genomic window of Thiolapillus brandeum:
- a CDS encoding sulfite exporter TauE/SafE family protein, which translates to METDLPAAFIVGLLGGVHCLGMCGGIVGALTLGLPRQDAASPRFWGLQLAYNLGRIVSYMVAGMVAGGLGLLLAQAGPLQATRQVLSVIAGLFMIMMGLYLGGWWMGLARVERAGSVVWKRIEPLGRKLLPVGSPVQAFFLGMVWGWLPCGLVYSVLIWSLSAGGVLHGALLMGAFGLGTLPNLLLMGAAAGWMGGFLRKPMARKIAGGLVMVFGLMMLLQLRPDNLISG; encoded by the coding sequence GTGGAAACGGATCTGCCGGCAGCATTCATCGTGGGCTTGCTCGGGGGTGTGCATTGTCTGGGCATGTGCGGTGGTATTGTGGGAGCTCTCACCCTGGGCCTGCCCCGGCAGGATGCGGCCAGCCCCCGGTTCTGGGGGTTGCAACTGGCTTACAATCTGGGGCGTATCGTCAGCTACATGGTGGCGGGCATGGTTGCCGGTGGTCTTGGCCTGCTCCTTGCCCAAGCGGGGCCATTGCAGGCTACCCGGCAGGTGTTGAGCGTGATAGCCGGATTGTTCATGATCATGATGGGGCTCTATCTGGGCGGCTGGTGGATGGGCCTGGCGCGGGTCGAAAGGGCGGGGTCCGTTGTCTGGAAGCGTATCGAGCCCCTGGGACGCAAACTATTGCCCGTAGGTTCGCCTGTTCAGGCGTTTTTCCTGGGCATGGTCTGGGGCTGGTTGCCCTGTGGTCTGGTGTACAGTGTGTTGATCTGGTCTCTGTCAGCGGGTGGTGTGCTGCATGGCGCACTGCTCATGGGGGCTTTCGGCCTGGGTACCCTGCCCAATCTGCTGCTCATGGGAGCAGCGGCTGGGTGGATGGGGGGGTTCCTGCGCAAGCCCATGGCGCGAAAAATTGCCGGGGGCCTGGTAATGGTCTTTGGTCTGATGATGCTGCTGCAGCTTCGCCCCGACAATCTGATCAGCGGGTGA
- a CDS encoding DUF4426 domain-containing protein: MQTLKLVFLSLATLLLTSSLAQAENSTRTDGYTIHHNAFLSTELAPDMASRYNIRRSPNRAVINISIIRNVPGTTGKPVTAKVKVVSHNLRGQVRNIPVREIKEQNAVYYIGEFLVENQESVTFTIEAIPSGENKPLQASLKQQFFTR, from the coding sequence ATGCAAACATTGAAACTTGTCTTTCTATCCCTGGCCACCCTGTTGCTGACCAGCAGCCTTGCCCAGGCAGAGAACAGCACCAGGACTGACGGCTATACCATTCACCACAACGCCTTCCTGAGTACCGAACTTGCACCGGACATGGCCAGCCGCTACAACATCCGGCGCAGCCCAAACCGGGCGGTGATCAATATCAGCATCATCAGGAACGTGCCAGGCACCACAGGCAAACCCGTTACCGCCAAGGTCAAGGTCGTGTCCCACAATCTGCGTGGCCAGGTGCGAAACATCCCGGTACGGGAGATCAAGGAACAGAATGCGGTTTATTACATTGGAGAGTTCCTGGTGGAAAACCAGGAATCCGTGACCTTTACTATCGAAGCGATACCCAGCGGTGAAAACAAGCCCCTGCAGGCTTCGCTGAAACAGCAGTTCTTCACCCGCTGA
- a CDS encoding YggT family protein, whose amino-acid sequence MGDDYLTNPLVFLVQFLFEAYILVVLLRFFLQLTRSDFYNPLSQFIVRITSPVLIPLRRVIPGMGGMDIAALALAWALKALELLIVTALSGAGLQLLLAILGAIPGLVELCINIFLYAIIIQAILSWVNPGTYNPAASLLDSFTAPVLRPVQRFIPPVGGLDLSPMVAILGLILLKMLLIPPLQQMVVALLS is encoded by the coding sequence ATGGGCGACGATTACCTGACCAATCCACTGGTATTTCTTGTACAGTTTCTGTTCGAAGCTTACATCCTGGTAGTGTTGCTGCGCTTCTTCCTGCAACTCACCCGTTCGGATTTCTACAATCCCCTGTCCCAGTTCATTGTCCGGATCACCTCCCCGGTACTCATTCCCCTGCGTCGGGTGATACCGGGCATGGGTGGCATGGATATCGCCGCCCTGGCGCTGGCCTGGGCCTTGAAAGCCCTGGAACTGCTCATCGTGACGGCTTTGTCCGGGGCGGGATTGCAGCTGCTGTTGGCCATTCTTGGCGCCATCCCGGGGCTGGTGGAACTGTGCATCAACATCTTCCTCTATGCCATTATCATTCAGGCCATACTCAGTTGGGTGAACCCGGGCACCTACAACCCGGCCGCCTCACTGCTGGACAGTTTCACTGCCCCCGTACTACGCCCGGTGCAGCGTTTCATTCCCCCTGTTGGAGGCCTGGATCTGTCTCCCATGGTCGCCATACTGGGACTCATACTGCTGAAAATGCTGCTCATTCCTCCCTTGCAGCAAATGGTAGTCGCCCTGCTTTCATGA
- a CDS encoding type IV pilus twitching motility protein PilT, giving the protein MDITELLAFSVKHNASDLHLSAGLPPMIRVDGDIRRINVPALDHKTVHSLVYDIMNDKQRRDYEEFMEVDFSFEIPGLARFRVNAFNQDRGAAAVFRTIPSKVLTLDDLGCPSTFKTICDAPRGIVLVTGPTGSGKSTTLAAMIDYINDNEYGHVLTIEDPIEFVHQSKKCLINQREVHRDTLGFSEALRSALREDPDIILVGELRDLETIRLALTAAETGHLVFGTLHTSSAAKTIDRVVDVFPAGEKSMVRSMLSESLRAVIAQTLLKKVGGGRTAAWEIMIGTPAIRNLIREDKVAQMYSAIQTGQAVGMQTLDQHLKELLQKGLVTRQDARSRAQNKEAFT; this is encoded by the coding sequence ATGGATATTACAGAGCTTCTTGCGTTCAGCGTAAAACACAACGCTTCTGATTTGCACCTGTCGGCGGGATTGCCCCCCATGATACGTGTCGATGGTGATATCCGGCGCATCAACGTGCCGGCGCTCGATCACAAGACCGTGCATTCGTTGGTGTACGACATCATGAATGACAAGCAGCGCCGGGACTATGAAGAATTCATGGAAGTGGATTTTTCTTTTGAAATTCCGGGGCTGGCGCGATTCAGGGTCAATGCCTTCAATCAGGATCGCGGCGCAGCAGCAGTATTCAGAACCATTCCGTCCAAGGTGTTGACCTTGGATGATCTGGGGTGCCCCTCTACTTTCAAGACCATCTGTGATGCGCCCCGTGGCATTGTGCTGGTAACCGGACCTACGGGTTCTGGTAAATCCACTACCCTGGCCGCGATGATCGACTATATCAACGACAATGAGTACGGCCATGTGCTGACTATCGAAGATCCCATAGAATTCGTACACCAGAGCAAGAAATGCCTGATCAATCAGCGGGAAGTGCATCGTGATACCCTGGGTTTTTCCGAAGCCCTGCGTTCCGCCCTTCGGGAAGACCCGGATATCATCCTGGTGGGTGAATTGCGGGATCTGGAAACCATCCGGCTGGCCCTCACGGCTGCCGAGACCGGCCACCTGGTGTTCGGCACCCTGCATACCAGTTCCGCCGCCAAGACCATCGACCGTGTCGTGGATGTATTCCCGGCGGGCGAAAAATCCATGGTGCGTTCCATGTTGTCAGAGTCCCTGAGGGCGGTTATCGCCCAGACCCTGCTGAAGAAAGTGGGAGGTGGGCGTACCGCAGCCTGGGAGATCATGATTGGAACCCCCGCGATCCGGAATCTGATTCGCGAGGACAAGGTGGCGCAGATGTATTCCGCCATCCAGACCGGCCAGGCCGTGGGCATGCAGACTCTGGATCAGCATCTCAAGGAGTTGCTGCAGAAGGGCCTTGTCACCCGTCAGGATGCCCGTTCCAGAGCGCAAAACAAGGAAGCCTTTACCTGA
- a CDS encoding YggS family pyridoxal phosphate-dependent enzyme yields MATLKERLSQLRSQISSTARSCDRDPSDITLLAVSKTRPVEDILQAVAAGQRAFGENYLQDALPKISRLQNLDLEWHFIGRIQSNKTRDIAENFSWVHALDKFKHARRLSDQRPPGLPALNVCIQLNLTGESSKGGIRADELAGLLEKLQQLPHLQVRGLMTMPPASADETRQHQVFGTLRELLKQMNQRGHNLDTLSMGMSGDMQAAICEGATIVRIGTAIFGPRI; encoded by the coding sequence ATGGCCACTTTGAAAGAAAGACTATCACAGCTGCGCTCGCAGATAAGCAGCACTGCCCGATCTTGTGACAGGGATCCCTCAGATATCACCCTTCTTGCCGTGAGCAAGACCCGTCCGGTGGAAGATATCCTGCAGGCAGTAGCAGCCGGACAACGGGCATTCGGGGAGAACTACCTGCAGGATGCCCTGCCCAAGATCAGCCGCCTGCAGAACCTGGACCTCGAATGGCATTTTATCGGGCGCATCCAGTCCAACAAAACCCGGGATATTGCCGAGAACTTTTCATGGGTACACGCCCTGGACAAGTTCAAACATGCCCGGCGCCTGAGCGATCAACGCCCCCCGGGCCTGCCTGCTTTGAACGTCTGTATTCAATTGAATCTTACCGGAGAGTCGAGCAAGGGCGGTATCCGCGCCGATGAGCTGGCCGGTTTGCTTGAAAAGCTGCAGCAGCTGCCCCATTTGCAGGTACGCGGACTCATGACCATGCCACCAGCCAGTGCCGATGAAACCCGGCAGCACCAGGTGTTTGGCACACTGCGGGAACTTTTGAAACAAATGAATCAGCGAGGCCACAACCTGGATACCCTGTCCATGGGCATGTCCGGAGATATGCAGGCAGCGATCTGCGAAGGCGCTACAATAGTGCGCATAGGCACGGCAATATTTGGACCGAGAATATGA
- a CDS encoding CopD family protein, whose protein sequence is MNFGMNFAIPLHVLSVVIWVGGMFFAHMVLRPTAVESLEPPLRLRLWRGVFGRFFPWVWLCILLILASGFWMIFGVYGGMGGLALHVHLMFGMGLVMMLVFFYIFFVPYAALKKAVAAENWPAGGQALAGIRRLVTFNLVLGLLTVIVSTGGVYWNLPM, encoded by the coding sequence ATGAATTTTGGTATGAATTTCGCCATTCCCCTGCATGTATTGTCCGTGGTGATATGGGTCGGAGGTATGTTCTTTGCGCACATGGTGTTGCGTCCGACTGCCGTGGAAAGCCTTGAGCCACCCTTGAGGCTGCGTTTGTGGCGGGGCGTGTTTGGCCGGTTCTTCCCCTGGGTATGGCTGTGCATTCTGTTGATTCTGGCAAGTGGCTTCTGGATGATCTTCGGTGTCTATGGCGGCATGGGTGGTCTGGCCCTGCATGTGCATCTGATGTTTGGCATGGGACTGGTGATGATGCTGGTGTTCTTTTACATCTTTTTCGTCCCCTACGCCGCCCTCAAAAAGGCGGTGGCGGCTGAAAACTGGCCAGCGGGTGGGCAGGCCCTGGCGGGTATACGGCGGCTGGTGACTTTCAACCTGGTATTGGGACTGCTCACGGTGATCGTTTCCACGGGCGGGGTGTATTGGAACCTTCCCATGTAG
- the pyrE gene encoding orotate phosphoribosyltransferase: MQEYKKEFLDFALDVGVLRFGEFTLKSGRISPYFFNAGLFNTGAALARLGRYYAQAIADADIRFDVLYGPAYKGIPLAAVTAAALYDQHGRDLAYAFNRKEAKDHGEGGVIVGHPLEGDILIIDDVISAGTSVRESMDIIQQQGARAAGVVIALDRQEKGQGELSAIQEVERDYGIPVASIVKLEDLITYLEDKGDNDEQLAAVSAYRKQYGVN, from the coding sequence ATGCAGGAATACAAAAAAGAATTTCTTGATTTCGCCCTGGATGTGGGCGTGCTGCGCTTTGGCGAGTTCACTCTCAAATCCGGTCGCATCAGCCCCTATTTCTTCAACGCAGGCCTGTTCAACACAGGCGCCGCTCTGGCCCGCCTGGGCAGGTATTACGCCCAGGCCATCGCGGACGCCGACATCCGGTTTGACGTACTCTATGGGCCAGCCTACAAGGGCATCCCCCTGGCCGCTGTCACTGCTGCTGCCTTGTATGACCAGCATGGCCGCGATCTAGCCTATGCCTTCAACCGCAAAGAGGCCAAGGATCATGGAGAAGGCGGTGTTATCGTCGGGCATCCCCTGGAGGGAGATATACTCATCATCGACGATGTGATCTCCGCTGGCACCTCGGTGCGGGAATCCATGGATATCATCCAACAACAGGGGGCCAGGGCGGCAGGCGTAGTCATTGCCCTGGATCGGCAGGAAAAAGGCCAGGGAGAATTGTCCGCCATCCAGGAAGTCGAGCGCGACTATGGCATTCCTGTGGCGAGTATCGTGAAACTGGAAGACCTGATCACCTACCTCGAGGACAAGGGAGACAACGACGAGCAGTTGGCCGCCGTAAGCGCCTATCGGAAGCAATATGGTGTGAATTGA
- the proC gene encoding pyrroline-5-carboxylate reductase, whose translation MNTKTLAFIGGGNMASAMINGLIEDGTEPSHILVAEPDETRREQLAARFGVHTLSDNSEAAHQADVLILAVKPQALKTVAKGLSPALQQHTPLCLSIAAGIRHASLQAWLGQDVPVIRVMPNTPAMLGAGASGLYAPGNIDAAQREVAEHIMRATGIAVWLEDESLMDALTAVSGSGPAYFFRFMEAMETTAQELGLSEKTAHLLVLQTALGAARMAMESTAPLKELRSSVTSPGGTTEAALKVFTEGGLAQLVQQALTAARDRSIELSDSLGGDE comes from the coding sequence ATGAATACGAAGACCCTGGCTTTCATTGGTGGCGGCAACATGGCCAGCGCCATGATCAACGGTTTGATCGAAGACGGTACTGAGCCCAGCCATATCCTGGTCGCGGAGCCTGATGAAACACGCAGGGAACAGCTGGCGGCACGTTTTGGCGTCCATACCCTGAGCGACAACAGCGAAGCCGCCCACCAGGCTGATGTCCTGATTCTGGCCGTAAAGCCCCAGGCGCTCAAAACCGTGGCAAAAGGGTTATCGCCCGCTTTGCAGCAGCATACCCCTCTTTGCCTGTCCATCGCTGCCGGCATCCGGCATGCCAGCCTGCAGGCCTGGCTGGGCCAGGATGTTCCAGTGATCCGCGTCATGCCCAACACCCCCGCCATGCTGGGGGCCGGCGCCAGCGGCCTGTATGCTCCCGGGAACATCGATGCAGCCCAGCGGGAAGTGGCGGAACACATCATGCGCGCCACAGGTATTGCCGTATGGCTGGAAGATGAAAGCCTGATGGATGCCCTGACTGCGGTTTCCGGCAGCGGGCCTGCCTATTTCTTTCGGTTCATGGAAGCTATGGAAACCACCGCACAGGAGCTGGGGCTTTCGGAAAAGACCGCACACCTGCTGGTGCTGCAAACCGCCCTGGGCGCTGCACGCATGGCCATGGAAAGCACGGCCCCTCTCAAGGAACTGCGCAGCAGCGTCACTTCTCCCGGCGGCACCACGGAAGCCGCGCTGAAAGTTTTCACGGAAGGCGGGCTGGCGCAACTCGTGCAACAGGCCCTGACAGCCGCCAGGGATCGCTCCATCGAGTTGTCGGACTCCCTGGGAGGGGATGAATAA
- a CDS encoding dynamin family protein, whose protein sequence is MGTGELKDQLQDFSRWKIRQLHTMEQLEGWLKQQGLFTSQAQQAIQHASLTLRQDYVTVAIVGEFSRGKTELINSLFFGDHAFRLLPTDAGRTTMCPTEIFQDNQEEPYLRLLPIETRMEETSLYDLQSQPEKWEHIPLNIDDSEDMYNKLLKIKENKMVPRDTAAQMGLDDLNEADDDLERLVSIPAWRLAHLNYRHPLLAQGLRILDTPGLNAVSAEPELTYEILPNAQARLFVLGADTGVTKSDMDMWQQLIQQPGTRKKLGAIVVLNKTDTLWDELRSDDEVNLTIERQRLEVAQTLEVKHKQIFAVSAHKGLLGRIKKDKSLEERSGIPKLEKHLAETLVHNRQALIVEQSTELVHNALDNIKALVSSRLKRMKKQSQELKDLSSKSEAAIDKLLKQAQADKARYQASINAYKQSRADFTTHGKILLDALSPQTLHHIIDKSKNHMSGAWTTIGLKEAMRQLFDDINSQMEIAANQSQEMRRLIRTIYRRFQTRHGMNLGDPRMLSLISHQVELNIIYQEAEIFRKSPRTALTEKHFAIKRYFHTVVRRVELTFRNAHNDAKDWLETALDPLTAQVHEHRAVLSQQLSDLKLTGRSRTTVRQRLRALKQDTAQQKTQLGTLQKVITTLESPLPDRNQMDVRKTPEEKIKKTA, encoded by the coding sequence ATGGGGACAGGAGAACTTAAGGACCAATTGCAGGACTTTTCACGCTGGAAGATCCGCCAGCTGCATACCATGGAGCAACTGGAAGGCTGGCTCAAACAACAAGGCCTGTTTACCTCCCAGGCACAACAAGCCATTCAGCATGCAAGCCTCACACTACGCCAGGACTACGTCACTGTAGCCATCGTAGGCGAGTTTTCCCGTGGCAAGACCGAACTGATCAATTCCCTTTTCTTTGGAGACCATGCCTTCCGCCTGCTGCCCACGGATGCGGGTCGCACCACCATGTGCCCCACGGAAATATTCCAGGACAACCAGGAAGAACCCTACCTGCGCCTGCTGCCCATAGAAACCCGCATGGAAGAAACCAGCCTCTATGACCTGCAGTCCCAACCGGAAAAATGGGAGCACATCCCCCTGAACATCGACGACAGCGAGGACATGTACAACAAGCTGTTGAAGATCAAGGAAAACAAAATGGTGCCCCGGGATACCGCTGCCCAAATGGGTCTGGATGACCTGAATGAAGCAGACGATGATCTGGAACGGTTGGTATCCATCCCGGCCTGGCGCCTGGCCCATCTCAACTACCGCCATCCCCTTCTGGCCCAGGGACTGAGGATTCTCGACACTCCCGGCCTCAACGCCGTGAGCGCAGAACCGGAACTGACCTATGAGATACTGCCCAACGCCCAGGCGCGGCTGTTCGTCCTTGGCGCAGACACCGGCGTCACCAAATCCGACATGGATATGTGGCAGCAACTCATACAGCAGCCCGGCACACGCAAGAAACTGGGCGCCATCGTAGTGCTCAACAAGACCGACACCTTGTGGGATGAGTTGCGCAGTGACGACGAAGTCAATTTGACCATCGAACGCCAGCGCCTGGAAGTGGCACAGACTCTGGAAGTCAAACACAAGCAGATTTTTGCCGTTTCCGCACACAAGGGCCTGCTCGGACGTATCAAGAAGGACAAGTCACTTGAAGAACGCTCTGGTATTCCCAAGCTGGAGAAACATCTGGCAGAAACCCTGGTGCACAACCGCCAGGCACTGATCGTGGAACAGTCCACCGAACTGGTACACAACGCCCTGGACAATATCAAGGCTCTGGTGTCCTCACGCCTCAAGCGCATGAAGAAGCAGTCCCAGGAACTCAAGGACCTCAGCTCCAAGAGCGAAGCCGCCATCGACAAGCTGCTCAAGCAGGCCCAGGCGGACAAGGCCCGTTACCAGGCCAGTATCAACGCCTACAAGCAGTCCCGGGCGGACTTCACCACCCATGGAAAAATATTGCTGGATGCCCTGTCACCCCAGACCCTGCACCACATCATAGACAAGTCCAAGAATCATATGTCCGGCGCCTGGACTACCATTGGTCTGAAAGAGGCCATGCGCCAATTGTTTGATGACATCAACAGCCAGATGGAAATCGCTGCCAACCAGTCCCAGGAAATGCGCCGCCTGATCCGCACCATCTACCGCCGGTTCCAGACGCGTCATGGCATGAATCTCGGTGATCCACGCATGCTGTCCCTGATCAGCCATCAAGTCGAACTCAACATCATCTACCAGGAAGCTGAAATATTCCGCAAGAGCCCAAGAACCGCCCTTACGGAAAAACATTTCGCCATCAAGCGTTATTTTCACACCGTGGTACGGCGCGTGGAACTCACTTTCCGCAACGCCCATAACGATGCCAAAGACTGGTTGGAAACCGCTCTCGACCCCCTTACCGCCCAGGTACATGAACATCGTGCCGTACTCTCGCAACAGCTGTCTGATCTCAAGCTCACAGGCCGCTCCCGTACTACAGTGCGTCAACGTTTGAGAGCCTTGAAGCAGGATACCGCACAGCAGAAAACCCAACTTGGCACCCTGCAAAAGGTCATCACGACTCTTGAAAGCCCTTTACCCGACAGGAATCAGATGGACGTTAGGAAAACTCCGGAAGAAAAGATAAAGAAAACCGCCTGA
- a CDS encoding AmpG family muropeptide MFS transporter — protein sequence MSPAGKQHGWTESFLVYRNPKVVSMLFLGFSAGLPILLVFGTLSAWLRVEGVDKTTIGFVSWVALAYGLKFFWSPLIDRAPVPVLTKALGQRRGWMLLAQIGVIYGLVSMASSDPVGHLQATVLFALITAFSSATQDISIDAWRIEAIEEDYQGAMAGAYQLGYRLGMIVAGGGAFSLAYYYSWPVAYLFMAAFMLIGPVMVMIIAEPDHPQPSGAAAYRGLPVLVRLKHWFIGAVLDPFREFFVRQGLFAVVILGFIMVYRISDITLGVMANPFYIDMGYTELEIGLVTKTVGPFVTIAGALVGGVLVMRYGKMRMLLLGAVLVVLTNLLFAWLATQEARLLWLILVVGADNLAAGIATTTFVAYLSSLTNKAYTATQYALFSSIMLLLAKFVAGFSGLVVDGTSYPFFFVYAAALGIPSVLLILVLMKREQRLLQEAEV from the coding sequence TTGAGCCCGGCCGGTAAACAGCATGGCTGGACCGAATCTTTTCTGGTCTACCGCAATCCCAAGGTCGTCTCCATGCTGTTCCTGGGATTCTCTGCTGGTCTGCCCATACTGCTGGTATTCGGCACTTTGTCGGCCTGGTTGCGGGTGGAAGGCGTGGACAAGACGACCATTGGTTTTGTCAGCTGGGTGGCCCTGGCCTACGGATTGAAATTCTTCTGGTCACCACTTATCGACCGGGCGCCGGTGCCGGTGCTCACCAAAGCCCTGGGACAACGCCGGGGCTGGATGCTCCTGGCACAGATCGGTGTGATCTATGGTTTGGTAAGCATGGCGTCCAGTGATCCCGTGGGGCATTTACAGGCCACGGTGCTGTTTGCATTGATCACGGCCTTTTCCTCGGCTACCCAGGACATCAGCATCGATGCCTGGCGTATCGAAGCCATTGAAGAAGATTATCAGGGCGCTATGGCGGGTGCGTACCAGCTGGGCTACCGCCTGGGCATGATCGTTGCGGGTGGTGGTGCCTTCAGTCTGGCTTACTATTACTCCTGGCCGGTTGCCTACTTGTTCATGGCGGCTTTCATGCTCATTGGCCCCGTCATGGTGATGATCATAGCGGAACCGGATCATCCGCAACCCTCAGGTGCAGCAGCCTATCGGGGGTTGCCGGTTCTGGTGCGCCTGAAGCACTGGTTCATCGGGGCGGTGCTGGATCCCTTCCGGGAGTTTTTTGTCCGGCAGGGACTGTTCGCCGTTGTCATACTGGGATTCATCATGGTGTACCGCATCAGCGATATCACCCTGGGTGTGATGGCGAATCCTTTTTATATCGATATGGGTTATACCGAGCTTGAAATCGGACTGGTGACCAAGACCGTGGGGCCGTTCGTGACCATTGCGGGAGCGCTGGTGGGTGGGGTACTGGTAATGCGCTATGGCAAGATGCGCATGCTGCTGCTGGGGGCGGTGCTGGTGGTACTCACCAATCTGCTGTTTGCCTGGCTGGCCACACAGGAAGCCAGGTTGTTGTGGCTGATCCTGGTGGTGGGGGCGGACAATCTGGCGGCCGGGATTGCCACCACGACCTTTGTCGCTTACCTGTCATCCCTGACCAACAAGGCATACACGGCTACCCAGTACGCCCTGTTCAGTTCCATCATGTTGTTGTTGGCAAAATTTGTGGCGGGCTTTTCCGGCCTGGTAGTGGATGGCACCAGCTATCCGTTCTTCTTTGTGTATGCGGCAGCGCTGGGCATTCCTTCGGTGTTACTCATTCTGGTGCTGATGAAGCGGGAGCAACGGCTGTTGCAGGAGGCTGAGGTATAG
- a CDS encoding exodeoxyribonuclease III produces MRVITINVNGIRAAARKGFYHWLRRQKADVVCLQELKAQADQITDRQFWPPSFHCFYHPAERKGYSGVGIYCRKEPDAVVQGIGWDWFDAEGRWIEARYENLSVISLYMPSGSHSEERQAIKFRVMKKLLPYLIELRKGGREYIICGDWNIAHKAIDLKNWRSNQKNSGFLPEERAWMDELFGPAGFVDAFRVVNQEPDQYTWWSNRGRAWEKNVGWRIDYQVITPGLKDKVLSASIYKRKRFSDHAPLIMDYDIGMES; encoded by the coding sequence ATGCGTGTCATCACTATCAATGTCAACGGTATCCGGGCTGCGGCCCGCAAGGGTTTCTATCATTGGCTCCGGCGGCAGAAGGCAGACGTGGTCTGCCTGCAGGAGCTCAAGGCCCAGGCGGATCAGATCACTGATCGCCAGTTCTGGCCGCCGAGCTTTCACTGCTTCTATCATCCTGCGGAGCGCAAGGGTTACAGTGGGGTCGGCATCTATTGCCGGAAAGAGCCGGATGCCGTGGTGCAGGGCATAGGCTGGGACTGGTTCGATGCGGAAGGGCGTTGGATTGAAGCCAGGTACGAGAATCTGAGTGTGATATCCCTGTATATGCCTTCCGGTTCCCATAGTGAAGAACGCCAGGCCATCAAGTTCCGGGTTATGAAAAAGCTGTTGCCTTACCTGATCGAGCTGCGCAAGGGTGGCCGCGAATACATTATTTGTGGCGATTGGAATATCGCTCACAAGGCTATCGACCTGAAGAACTGGCGTTCCAACCAGAAGAATTCCGGCTTTCTTCCCGAAGAGCGGGCCTGGATGGATGAGCTGTTCGGTCCGGCCGGTTTCGTGGATGCCTTCCGCGTGGTGAACCAGGAGCCTGATCAGTACACCTGGTGGTCCAACCGTGGCCGGGCCTGGGAGAAGAACGTGGGCTGGCGTATCGACTACCAGGTGATCACCCCAGGCCTGAAGGACAAGGTATTGAGCGCATCCATATACAAGCGCAAGCGTTTTTCCGACCATGCGCCCTTGATCATGGATTACGACATCGGGATGGAATCTTGA
- a CDS encoding CoA-binding protein translates to MNPAEHHVVVLGATAKPDRYANQAIRLLKGKGYHHITPVHPKLAVSEGIPVTHKLSRINDPVDTLTLYVGPARLEPMIGDILDLKPGRVIFNPGTESAKLQQALDQAAIPWEEACTLVLLRTGQF, encoded by the coding sequence ATGAATCCAGCTGAGCATCATGTCGTGGTACTGGGCGCCACAGCGAAGCCCGACCGCTACGCCAACCAGGCCATCCGCCTCCTCAAGGGCAAGGGTTACCATCACATCACCCCGGTTCATCCCAAACTGGCGGTCAGCGAAGGGATCCCCGTCACCCACAAGCTGTCCCGGATCAATGATCCAGTGGACACCCTGACCCTGTACGTAGGACCAGCACGACTGGAACCCATGATTGGCGACATTCTGGACCTCAAACCCGGGCGGGTTATCTTCAACCCGGGTACTGAGTCGGCCAAACTCCAGCAGGCTCTGGATCAGGCCGCTATCCCCTGGGAAGAAGCCTGCACCCTGGTGCTGCTGCGTACCGGCCAGTTTTGA
- a CDS encoding DUF167 domain-containing protein, with translation MSSSWYRTDGEDLLLFIRVQPRSSKDGFAEVMENVRKLRIKAAPVDGKANNHLIRYLSKRLGIPKSRIQVETGHTSRNKRIRLKGLHKLPDDLD, from the coding sequence ATGAGCAGCAGCTGGTACCGAACCGACGGCGAAGATCTGTTGCTGTTCATCCGGGTACAGCCCCGGTCAAGCAAGGATGGTTTTGCCGAGGTCATGGAAAATGTGCGCAAACTGCGCATCAAGGCTGCCCCCGTGGATGGTAAGGCCAATAACCATCTGATCCGCTATCTTTCCAAACGCCTGGGCATTCCCAAATCCCGTATTCAAGTGGAAACCGGCCATACCAGCCGCAACAAACGCATTCGTCTGAAAGGCCTGCATAAACTTCCTGACGACCTGGACTGA